DNA sequence from the Gordonia polyisoprenivorans genome:
CACGATCGCCCAGCCGATGACGATGTAGGCGAGGATCTTGCCGACGTAGAGCAAGTGCAACGCCACCGGCGTACCGAAACCGACCTCGGCCCAGTGCCGCGCCATCGGCTTGATCTTTTCGGCGCGGCTGCCCTGGCTCCAGGTGGGAAAGTCGATGTCAGGGGTGTTCTGCTGGAGAAATCCCATTCGTGTTCGCGCTCCTCGATCACTGTGCCGTGACCGAACCTAACAAACCAAGCGAGCGCTTGGTGGGTGAACGGGGTGTCCGGGGCTTGGGGACCGGGCACGCGGGGGGTGCGAATATAACTTCCACCGAATCGCGCGAAAACGGCCGAAAATCGGGGTCGGTGGTCCGCTCAGGTGGAAGCTGTATTCACACCCGGGCTGTCGGGTACCGCGGTTGTCCACAGATTCGCCGCGGAGCGCGATCGAGGCCCGGAATCCGGGCAATCGCACGGCACACTCTCGGGTCATGACTCCCGCCGATCTCACCTCAGCCGCCGATGACCGCTGGTTCGGTGTCTTCTCGTTCGCTGAACTCACCCGACGCGGAATGGGCCAATCACAGGTGACCCGAATGGCCAAGAGCGGAGATCTACGTCCTCTTCGCCGCGGGTGGTACGCGACCCCGTACGCCGATAGCCGCGTGGCGGAGGCTGTTGCCGCCAACGGGGTGTGCAGTTGTGTGACCGCGCTCGACCTGCACGACGTGTGGGTGCCGCCGTACGGGAATCGGGTTCACGTGCGGTCGCGGGAGTCCGGGCATCGCAGTGGTCGGGCGAACCGCTTCTGTCGCCGCTACGGCCGTCCGCTCCCGGAGATCTACCCTGTCGACGACGTCCTCACCGCTCTCGCCCACGCCATCAAGTGTCTGGACACCGAAGGGATCATCGCGGTGTGCGACTCGATCCTTCACCGAGGTCTCGCTGAGATGTGCGATCTGCGCGAGGTGTTCGCCGCCGCTCCCGAACGAATTCGGAAATTGCTGGACCGTTGCGACGATCGAGCCGAGTCGGGGACCGAATCCATCATGCGACTGCGGCTGCTCGCGATGGGGTTGTCGGTGGCAGTGCAGGTGACCATTCAGGGAATCGGACGGGTCGATCTCGTCGTCGGCAAGCGACTGATCATCGAACTTGACAGCATCAATTTTCATGATCTCTCACCGGAACAGCGTGAAGCAGACCGCATCCGCGACGAGATGGCGCACCGGCTGGGTTACCTGCCGCTGCGGTTCTCCTACAAGCGCGTGATGTTCGCGTGGGACGAAGTCGCCGAAACCCTCGCGGCGATCCTCAGACGCGGTGACCATCTGCGCGCTCCCGCCGCGGCCGCGGACTACGACCGATCGCTTGTCGAGGATTGGTCGGCCTGACACGTCCGCGATACGAATACAGATTCCACGTGAGCGCGTCACCGACCCCGAAAATCGGGCGTTTTGGACCACATCGGTGGAAGTTGTATTCGTACTCGTGCCTCCCCCGATCGGGGGAGGCACGAATCCACCGGTGGATCCGCCGATCGGCGGGGTTCGGAACGGGTGCTCGGCGGGCAAAGTCAGTGATGTCAGAACGAACGACTTCGCCAGCCCCGACCACTCCCGGCCAGGACCCGCGGAACAGGAGGAACATCATGAACATCTCGAAGAGCATGAAGAACCGCGCACTCGCCGGAATCGCCGGCATCGGCATTGCCACCGGCCTGGCACTGGGCGGTGCCGGACTGGCCAGCGCGGGCACCGTCCCGGTCACCCATCCCGGTGAGCCCACGATCGCGATGACGATCACCAACCACACCGACAAGACCGAATGGTTGGACGGCGCCACGGCCGGCACCGGCCAGTGGGTACAGGCCCCGCGGCAGACACTGGCTCCCGGAGCCTCGGAGATCGTGGTCTCCAACGCCCCGAACAGCCCGGAGGAGACGAACTTCGTCAACTACCGGATCGGTGCCTTCGGGCCGCGCGCCACCTATGAGATCGAGAACATGGCGGGCAACGTGAACACCGCGATGACCGGAACCTCCGGCGGCGGCCACTACTTCATCAACGCCCCGCGCATCGAGATCGGATACCCGAACGTGAACGTCTCCTACGACCTCTGGTGAGGTAAATCGGCCCTTCTCGCCTCGTCCCAGTCCGGGCCCAACCCGACCTGGGCGAGGTGAGCAACGGGATGGCCGCTGTGCAGTGCGACGGTGGCGACGAGGTCGTCGTAGGTCCGGCACACGTGGGTGGCTCCCGTTGCGGTGCCGACCGTCCACCCCTGAGTGATCACCCTGATGGACAGCCGGGGAGCCAGTGGCGCGAGCCGACGGGCAACCGCCGCCCGCCGACGCGGCCCGCTCACCCAGCGAGCGGCCCAGTCCACCGGCGCCCCGGCACATCCACCACACATCAGGGCATCACGTCTCCGGAGTTGGGACCCAGGACCTGCCCGACGTACAAATTCCCGCCCGGATTCGACGCGAGCAGAACCGCGGTCGGTGCCACCTCCTCGGGTGTGCCGAAGCGGCCCAACGGCAATTCGGCACGCTTGGCTCGCTTCCAGTCGTCGTCGATACCGTCGACCAGGGGCGTCTCGATGGGTCCAGGCGCGATCGCATTGACCAAAACGCCGTCGCCGGCGACCTCCTGCGCGATGGACTTGGTCATCGCGATGACGCCCGCTTTGGCGGCGGCGTAGTGCGCCAGTGACACTCCACCTTTGATCGCCAATTGCGACGCGACATTGATGATGCGGCCGTCTTTCTGCGACACCATTGCCGGCAACACCGCCCGGTTGAGCATGAACACACTGGTCAGATCGATGTCGATCGTCTCGCGCCACTGGGCGCTCGTCATCTCGGATGCCGGCGCCTGGGTGAGAATTCCATGGGAACACACCAGGATGTCGATCCCACCGAGCTGGGCCACCATGTCGGACACGAGGCCAACGATTGCCGACTCCGACGTCGCATCGAGAATGACTCCCTCGGAACCGATTTCGGAGGCAACGGTCGCGACCACCGGGTTGCGGTCGGCCAGCACGACGGTGGCGCCGGAGTCGACGAATGCCGATCCGATCGCCAGGCCGATACCTGATGCGCCGCCGGTCACCAAGGCGCGCTTGCCTTTCAGAAGGTCAGACATCTGCGTGCTCCTCTCAGTCGCGCATCGCGGTGGTCAGCGCGCCGTCGACGACGACGGCCTGACCGCTCACGTACGACGCCGCTGGACTCGACAGGAAGCCGATGACCTCGGCGACCTCACGCGGATCCCCGACTCGGCCCCAGGGGATGTAATCGCCCGCTCGATCCAGTCCTTCCGGACCGAGCGAATTGATCGCGTCGGAGGACTGTGGCGTGCGGATCAGACCCGGGATGACGGCGTTAGCCCGAATCTGTCGGGGCCCGAATTCGACGGCGATGCTGCGGATCAACCCGAGGACACCGGCTTTGGCGGTGGCGTAGTGGGCGTGATCCTGCCACCCGTATACACCGCCGGCGATCGACGACACCGCGGTCACCGAGCCGCCGGCACCCATGTGACGCAAACCTGCTCGTGCCGTGCGCATCACACCGTGCAGGTCGACGTCGAGGAGGTCGTGCCACTGCTCGTCGCGCAGGTCCGTGAACGAGGCCTGCCGTAGGATGCCGGCGTTGGCCACCACGATGTCGAGCCGACCCCAGGCGGCGACGAGGCTTTCGGCGAACGCATTCACCGAGTCCGTCGATCGGACGTCGACCTCAACGATCTGTCCCTCACCGCCGGCGTCGTGTACTGCACGTTGAGTGTGTTCGGGGTCGTGCGGATCGCCGCTGAAGGTGCCGATACCCACGCGCACCCCCCGTTCGGCGAGGCAGACCGATGTCGCTGCCCCGATGCCGGACGCCGCGCCGGTGATCATCGCGACGGGATTCTCACTCATGACGTGACCTCGGCGTTCTCGACCGCTGGAGTCGGCGACGACACCTTGCGTGCACCGAGAACGACCACTCCGGAGGCCACCGCGCCGAGCGCGCCCACCCAGAGCGCCGCGGTCGAGTAGCCGATGGATGCCGCGGTCAGGGCGGTGAGGATGAAGCCCGAGATGATCGCCCCGGGCTGGGACATCGCACCGATGAACGCCGAACCTGTTGCCCGGCAATCGGTGTCGAAGCACTCGGCCTGGAAGAACATGATGGCCGCGTACGGTCCCAGGAGGAAGAACAGGCCCATCATGTAGGTCACCATGACGTAGAGCTGGCCGGACGGACCGAGCAGCATAGCCGCGAAGAACACTCCGGCGAGCAGCCAGCCGACCGCGATGGTGTTGCGGCGCCCGAATCGGTCACCCGCCCACCCGTGGGCCAGATATCCGGCAACGGCAACGAGATTGGAGACGACGACGAGGAGCAGGGTGCTCGAGGCATCGATGTCCTTGCCCTTCTCCAGCACGGTGGTGCCGAGGACGGAGAACGTCTGGATGCCAAACCAATTGAGCAACCACGCCGCTGAGAGTACGAGGGTGTTGCGCAGGTGCTTACCCTGGAAGATCCGTTTGAACGGCGCGGCGGTCTGCTCGACGGTGGCGGTGGCCGTGGCCAGCGCTGCGGCTTCCTCGTCGCGGCCGTCCGCCCGCAGCTTCTTGATGGCCTGATGGGCCTCGAACTGCGGACTTTCCTTGAGCGAGCGGCAGATCAGGGCAACGATCACCGCGGGAACGGTGGCCAGGAGGAACGCGATGCGCCACGAGTCGGCACCGAAGATCGAGGTCACGATGGCGACGAAGCCGGCTGCGATGAGCGCGCCCGCGGGCCATCCGGTTTGCACCATCGAGTAGACGAAGCCCTTGCGGCGCTTGATCTTCTCGTCCTCGGTCAGCTCATATAGTTCGTTGAGGTAGGTGGCGTTGACCGACTGCTCCGCCAGACCGAGGCCGCTGATCGAGCGCACACCGATCAGTGATCCGGCGCCGAAGGTGGCAGCGGTCGCGGCCGACGACGCGGCGGTCCCGGCGACGGAGATGATCATGCCCTTGCGTCGTCCCAGCTTGTCGACCATCGGCCCGACGAGGAGCACGACGATCGCGGTCCCGACGCTGACGAGGGTGGAGACGAGCAGGGCGTGGCTGGTGGTCCAGCCGAACGACTCCTCGATTCGCGGGAGCAATGTCCCGAACAGGATGAAGTCGTAGACGGCGATTGTCCAGGCGAAGAAGGCGATTCCGGAGGCGCGGCGGGTTTCTCGGCCGGTCACCCGGCGCAGTCCGAGCTGCGTGGAGGATTGGGTGGGCATCTGAGGGTCTTTCTCGTCAAAGGGTGTGAGAGCGGAGGGGAGGGGGTGACACGTCGTCGGGTCTTTTGCCGGTCAGCTCTGGCGCGGCCGGCGGGACTTGAAGTCGGAGGCGATGGCGTCGAAGGTCGTCCAGGTGACCCCGTCGTGGCCATTGATGTGCTCGATCAGTCGCTCGAGCATCAACAGCACCTGCGGTCGGCCGGACACATCGGGATGAATGGTGAAAGTGAAGACCGCATAATCCATCTCGCGATACACCCAGTCGAACTGATCGCGCCACATCTCCTCGATGTGCCGTGGATTGACGAATCCGTGGCTGTTGGGGCTGCCCTTGATGAACATCATCGGAGGCAGGTCGTCGAGATACCAGCTGGCCGGGATCTCGACGAGGTCGGTCTCCTGACCGCGCTGCAGTGGTTTCATCCAGGTGGCGGCGGGCTGGTCGTAGTCGATGGGTGTCCACGAGTCCCCGACACGCACGTAGTAGGGCTCGAAATCGCGGTGCATGAGGGAGTGGTCGTAGGCGATGCCACGCTCGATCAGCAGTTCGTTGGTCACCTTGCTGAACTCCCACCACGGTGCGACATATCCGGTGGGGCGCTTGCCGGTACGGGTGTCGATGAGGTCGATGCAGTGGTCGAGGATCTCCGACTCCTGCTCGCGTGACATCGCGATCGGATTCTCGTGGCTGTAACCGTGGAGTCCGATCTCGTGTCCGGCGGCGACCACGGCGTCGAACTGTTCGGGGAACGTCTCGATGGAGTGGCCGGGCCAGAACCAGGTCGCCGGGAGTTGATGGCGTTCGAGCAGCTGGTTGAGCCGCGGGACCCCGACCTCGCCGGCGAAGATACCGCGGGAGATGTCACCCGGGGAGTTCTCACCGCCGTACGAGCCGAGCCAGCCGCCGACGGCGTCGACGTCGATCCCGAATGCGACAAAGATGTCCTTGGCCATGTCAGTCCTCCTGAGTGGGTGTGTAGGTATCGATGATGTGGGTGAGAGTGGTTGTGATGTCCGATGATTGGGACAGCAGCAGGGAGAGCAGGATGCGTGCCTGGGTGGCCGGCAGTGAACCGGACAGGATCGCGCCGGCAGCCACCATGTCGGTGCCGCCGCCGTGCCCGTAGACGGCGGCGACCTCGCCGAACGGGACCCGGCTGGCCAGAATTGTCGGGATGCCGTCACCGGCGAGTTGGCGGCAGGTGTCGACGATCGTCGGGTTGGCGTTGCCGATTCCGGTGCCGGCCAGCACGATTCCGCGTGCACCGGCGGCCACCGCCGCGTTGATCAGGGTTGCATCGGCGCCGGGGTACACCTCGATGATGTCGACGCGGGTGGAGTCGAAGGCGTCGGTGGGACGGGGGAGCGCAGCGGGTCGCGTGGGCGTTTCTCGGATGACGACCTTGCCGTCGGCGACCTCGCCCAGCGGCTCACGCGTGGTGGAGCCGAACGCGTCGAGGGCGCGGGTGCGGAGCTTGCGGGTCCCGGCGGCGGGAAGGATCTGTCCGGCGAAGACGACCAACGTGCCGAGCTTACGGGCATGCGGGTCGGCCGCCACCGCGACCGCGTCGGCCAGATTCCGGGGACCGTCGCCGTGCGGCGCATCGCTGGCGCGTTGCGCGCCGGTGAGGACGACCGGTCGCGCGTCGGCGTGGACCAGGTCGAGGAGGAAGGCTGTCTCCTCCATGGTGTCGGTGCCGTGGGTGATGACGATGCCGTCGACGGGATTCTCGGTGCGCTCGAGGAGTTGGGCAACGGTGTCGCTGATCCGGCGTAGGTGCGCAGGCGTCATTCGGTAGGAGCCCACCGTCATGAGATCGATCGACTCGACCTCCACGTCGGCGAGTCCGGTGGTCCCGAGAAGGTCGGTGACGGTTCGGGTGGCGACGACTCCGGTTGAGGTCGAAGTGGAGGCGATTGTCCCACCGGTTCCGATGAGGGCAATCCTGTGCATCAGGGCCACCTCATCGCCGTATCGGCGCACGTCGGAGACGGTGGCGCGCTGGGTGTGAACTGGGTCATGCCGATCAGCAAACCACAACACAAACGTTTGTGGCAATCGTTTGTGTAAATTGCGCCAAACGTTTGTGTAACGGCTCTTGTAACGTGGGGCACCGACGTCGAGGGAGGAGGCACCATGGGGCGGGTGCGTGGACCCCTGACTTTGCGGATGATCGCCACCGAGCTCGGCGTCAGCCCATCGACGGTTTCACGAGTGCTGAACACCCCCGGTGACGATGCGTTGCGCTGGGCCTCGGCAGACACGGTTGGACGGATTCGCACCTTCGCCACGGAGAACGGCTACTCACCCAATCCGCAGGCGTCGAGCCTGCGTACGCGGCGCTCGGGGCTCATCGGGGTGTTGGTGCCGCGTCTCCAGGACTACGTCCTGGCAACCATCTATGAGGGGATCGAGGAGGCCGCAGGCGAAGCGGGTCTGTCGACGTTCGTGACCAACTCGCTGGACCGGCTCGAGGCGCAGCGCGCACGTACCAAGGCGATGATCGACCGTCGGGTCGACGGACTGATCTTCGGTGATGCCCACCTCGATCACGAGTTCCTCGATGAGGTTGACGCACAAGGCATCAAGTTCACTCTCGTATCGAGGAGCGCGGGCTCCTATCCGTCGGCGACGGTCGACGACGTACTCGGCGGCCGGCTGGTGGGACAACACCTCGCCGACACCGGCCGTAAGAAGGTCTGCGTCGTGGCGGGCCTGGAGTTCACCTCGACGGCCAGAGACCGCACGCGTGGTGCGGTGGAAGCGCTGTCCGACAACGGCATCGAGGTTCCCGAGTCGGCCGTCATCTATTCGGGATTCGACCCTGCCGGTGGCCGACGAGCGGTCGAACAGATCCTCGAGCGAGGCGAGGTGCCGGATGCGCTGTTCGCCACCAACGACTTTGCCGCACTGGGTGCGCTCGGCGCGCTGCGTGACGCGGGGTTACGCGTCCCCGACGACGTCGCGCTCGTGGGCTACAACGATACCCCACTGGCTTCGGCCGGGGCGTTGCCGCTGACGACGATCCGCTCCCCGATGCACGAGATGGGCAGGCGCGCCGTGGGTTTGCTGATGCAAGTGCTTGCCGGTGAGGAGCCGGAGTCGGTGCTGCTGGAACCGGAGCTGATCGTGCGGAGCAGTACGTGAGGAGTTCTCGTAGAGTCGGTTGATTCTCGTTGCCATGCGGCTGTTGCCGGCGATATCTCGAGAATCCCCCTGAACAAACGACACGTGATCTCCGCTGTAGTGTCGGCCCACTGCGGGAGAATCGGCGCGTAGACAGCCCGTTAAACAGGGCATGGCAATGCGGAGGCGAGATGGGTGAGTGGGTTCTGGTCGATGTCGAAACCTCCGGGACGAGTGCGCGCCGCGACCGTGTCCTCAGTCTGGCGGCGATGACGTTGGACTCGTCCGGGAGAGTGCAGGAAGAGTACGCGACTCTCATTGACGCGGACTGTGATCCCGGTCCGGTGCACATTCATCACCTGACTCGCGAGCGCCTACGCGGCGCTCCATCGTTCGACGCAACCCTGCCATATCTGGATCGCATGCTCACCGGGCGAACGCTCGTCGCGCACAATGCCTCTTTTGACCACGGATTCCTCGTCGAAGAGGCACGCCGATTCGGTGCGACGTTGCCGATCAGTCATCGCTTGTGCACTGTCACGCTTGCGCGGCGATTGCAGTTGAACGTACCCAACGTGAAGTTGGGGACGCTCGCGGCGTACTGGGGTATCCCACAGGCAAGCGCCCACGATGCGCGCGACGACGTGAAGACACTGGCGGAAGTCTTTCGCCACTGCGTTGACCTTGCGAATTCGTTGGGGCTCGGTCTTCCGATCGTTGGCTGTGCGGGCGCGTCTCGTGCATATCCCGACAAAGTGACGCGCGTGCCCTGCCCATGGCGTGATCCGGGACGCTATAGGTCGACGGTGGGTTTGATTCAGGGCACCAAGGTCGTGATCACTGGTCCAACCCGATTGCCGCGTACGGAGTTGGGTCGGCGCCTGTCGGACGCCGGGCTCGACGTGATGAACAGTATCAGTGGCAGGACCGGCCTGGTCGTGGCCAACCAGGATGCGCCGGACTCGCGAAAGCTCCAGCGTGCGGCTGAGCTGGGTATCACTGTGGTCGACGAGAGTACGGTGTTGCGTCTTTGCTCGGATATCGTTGCTGGAGTGCTCAAATCGGCACCGGAGTCGATCGAGGTCGTGACGATCATCGATGCTCCGTCGGTCGAGCCGGCGCCAGCGACTCCTGTCCGGGGCCCATGGGCCGGCCGCCGGGTGCTGGTGATGGGCGGTAGTCATGTCGAGGCGACCGTGATGCGTTCGCGGATCGTTCAATTGGGTGCGGCACCGGCAATCAATCTGACCGCGGGGGTGACCGACGTACTGCTGCTCGACGGCGGCGCTGGGGATCCACGGATGCCCAGAGTTCGTGACCGATCGTTGACGATCCTTGAGATGCACCACATCGACGCTGCGCTAGGGATCGGCGCCGATCCGGCTGAGAAGCGCGACGACGCCGACTCATCACAACAGGAGTGGACGCCCGCAATGATGCCTCCTGGCGCGGTGATCGACCTCCCCGCCGGTCTCATGACGTTCACCGTGAACGTGGCATGGACGGTTGCGCGAGCCAAGTCGCCTGAGGTCGACGTCGTCGCCTTTGAACTCGGTGACGACGAGAGAGTGTTGTCCGATGATGAGTTCGTGTTCTTCAATCAACCGACGAGTCCCGATGGCGCATTGACTCTGTCCATCGACGGCGACTGTGAGCAAGGTGTCCATGTCGACCTGCAGTCCGTGCCCGCCGAGGTCGAGCGCGTCACCATCGGCGCCGCGATCGAAGAGATGACATTCGGAGAGCTGGGTGCTCTGTCGGTCAGTGTCGATACCCCGGCCGCCACCGTTGCCTCCGCGGTGCTGGACGCCGCGACAACTGAACGGTCGATGATCATCGCCGAGATTTACCGACGAAAGACCCAGTGGCGGTTGAGGATGCTCGGACAAGGCTATGACGATGACCTCAGTGGCTTCGCGGTTCGTCACGGAGTGGACGTGGAAGAGTAGGTTCGGATCAGACAAACCGCCCACCCGCGAAGGACCACAGCATGCCTGCCGACAGACTCCTCCGGATGCCGTTCGCCAGCATCTATCCGCTCTACGTGCAGAAGGTCGAGCGGAAAGGGCACACCCAGGCCGAGGTCGATCAGGTCATCTGCTGGCTCACCGGTTACGACGCCGACGGGCTGCGCAAAGCCGTCGACGTCGAGGTGGATCTGGAGGCCTTCTTCGCCGAGGCGCCGCAGATGAATCCGAATACGTCGTTGATCACCGGCAAGATCTGCGGGTACCGCGTCGAGGAGATCGACGACCCGCTGATGCAGAAGATCCGGTACATGGACAAGCTCGTCGACGAGGTGGCGCGTGGGAAGAAGATGACGTCGATCCTGCGGGGGTGAGTGCGTTGTCGTCGTGCGGGGTCTCGAGGCTCGGCGCCTGGGGCCCTCGCACCTCGACCATCGGGAGGAGGAGCGGGGCGCCGGAGGCCATCGGCAGGGGTGCCGGAGGTCGTCGGGAGGAGAACCTCGGCCGCCCAAGGGCGTCACGGCCGGACGGTGACGAACCCACCGTCGAGGAAGCCCAGGCAGTCGCCGGTGCGGTAGCCGAAGTCCTCGACGCGGCCGACGAACAGCGTGTGGTCGCCGCCGTCGTATTCGGCCCAGGGGGTGCAGGTGAACCAGGAGGCGGTGTCGGCCAGGCGGGGCGCGTGACTGCCCTCGATCCAGCGGGGTTCCTGGTTGGGCCGGCCGGCGAAGTGCATGGCGAGGTCGCGTTGTTCGGCGCCGAGGACGTTGACAGTGAACGGGTTTCCGGTCAACAGGGCGTGTGCGCGGACGTTGCGCTGGATGGAGACCAACACCAACGGCGGGTCCATGGACACCGAGGTGAACGAATTGACGGTCAGCCCATGGCGTTTGGTGGTTCCGTCGGCGTCGGTGCCGTCGAAGGTCACCACGGCGACGCCGGTGGCGAAGCGGCCGAATCCGCCGCGCAGATGAGGGGTGGGTGGTGCGTCGGTGAGGGTCATCGCGAGTCTCCTACAAGGTCCGGTGGGCGATGACCGCAGACGTTAGGGCCGCCTCGGACACCGCGGCAATGGGCACACGTGCTGTTGAGCGCGTCGCGCGCGGAATGCACAGTCTCGTGCACCCCGGGTCCAGAGCGCCGGCGACGCCGACATCGCCGACTTGACGATGCGCGCGGGAGTTGTGTGTCACAGAGCGAGACGCCCTGAGGTGGGTGTCACAGCCCCCGCCGGCGGCGCACCATGGCTCCACCGACATCGTCGTCGAGCGCCCCACGGCGCACGCGTCACCAAGGAGAGTCACATGCCAGACACGCCCGACATCGGAATCATCGGCGCAGGTACCGCCGGATTACACCTCGCCCTGCTCCTGCAGCAGGCCGGTGTCACCACGCGTATCTACACCAACCAGACCGCCGAGCAGGTGGCCGCGGGCCGACCGCAGAACAGCGTCTCGCACCACGCGCCGACCATCGCCCGCGAGGCGGCGATGGGCGTCAACTTCTGGCCCGCCGAGGAGTACGGCTACCAGGTGCACTACCACCACCTCAACGTGCCCGACGGCCCACCGGTCTTCCGCGGCGACTTTCTGCGACCCTCCCGAGTCCTCGACTACCGCATCTATCTGCCCAGGTTGATGGCCGAGTACGAGAATCGCGGCGGCACCATCGAGATCCGCAACATCGAGCCGTCGGACTTCGCGGCGCTGGGCCGGGAGCATGATCTGGTCGTGGTGGCCGCCGGCAAGCGGTCGTTCGGCGAGTACTTCGGCGAACGACCCGACGTCTCGCCGTACGCGAAGCCGCAGCGTCACCTCGCGGTCGGATTCTGGGACGGCGTCGAGCAGACCGACCCGCGCGCGGTGACCATGAGCATCTCGCCCGGCCACGGCGAACTCCTCGACCTGCCGATCACCACCTTCGACGGCTGGGCCAGCGCGCTGCTCTGCGAGAACGTGCCCGGCGGCGATCTCGAGATCCTGATGACGCAGAAGGAATCCGACGACCCCGATGCCTACCGGCAGCTGCTGCTCGACAAACTCAAGGTGCATCACCCGACGGTCTACGAGCGCATCGATCAGTCCCGCTTCAGGCTCATGCGGCCCGGCGACATCCTGCAGGGCGCGGTGCGGCCGGTGATCCGCGACGACTACCGGCTCCTCGACGACGGCACCGTCGTCCTCGCGCTCGGCGACGCCCACTCCACCGTCGACCCGGTCACCGGCCAGGGCGCGAACTCGGCATCCTTCGAAGCGCAGGTCGTTGCCGACGCGATCATCGAGGACGAGATCGTCGACGAACGGTTCGCGAAGAAGGTCGCCCTGCGCCGACGCGAACGCGTCGACGGACTCAGCGCCTGGGTCAACACCATGATCGCCACCCCGACGCCACCGCATCTGCAGAAGCTGTTGGGTGCGATGTCCCAGATGCGCACGCTCTGTGACGAATTCACCGAGAACTTCAGCCACCCCCACCGCAACGGTG
Encoded proteins:
- a CDS encoding TerD family protein codes for the protein MGEWVLVDVETSGTSARRDRVLSLAAMTLDSSGRVQEEYATLIDADCDPGPVHIHHLTRERLRGAPSFDATLPYLDRMLTGRTLVAHNASFDHGFLVEEARRFGATLPISHRLCTVTLARRLQLNVPNVKLGTLAAYWGIPQASAHDARDDVKTLAEVFRHCVDLANSLGLGLPIVGCAGASRAYPDKVTRVPCPWRDPGRYRSTVGLIQGTKVVITGPTRLPRTELGRRLSDAGLDVMNSISGRTGLVVANQDAPDSRKLQRAAELGITVVDESTVLRLCSDIVAGVLKSAPESIEVVTIIDAPSVEPAPATPVRGPWAGRRVLVMGGSHVEATVMRSRIVQLGAAPAINLTAGVTDVLLLDGGAGDPRMPRVRDRSLTILEMHHIDAALGIGADPAEKRDDADSSQQEWTPAMMPPGAVIDLPAGLMTFTVNVAWTVARAKSPEVDVVAFELGDDERVLSDDEFVFFNQPTSPDGALTLSIDGDCEQGVHVDLQSVPAEVERVTIGAAIEEMTFGELGALSVSVDTPAATVASAVLDAATTERSMIIAEIYRRKTQWRLRMLGQGYDDDLSGFAVRHGVDVEE
- a CDS encoding DUF2200 domain-containing protein, which encodes MPADRLLRMPFASIYPLYVQKVERKGHTQAEVDQVICWLTGYDADGLRKAVDVEVDLEAFFAEAPQMNPNTSLITGKICGYRVEEIDDPLMQKIRYMDKLVDEVARGKKMTSILRG
- a CDS encoding flavin reductase family protein encodes the protein MTLTDAPPTPHLRGGFGRFATGVAVVTFDGTDADGTTKRHGLTVNSFTSVSMDPPLVLVSIQRNVRAHALLTGNPFTVNVLGAEQRDLAMHFAGRPNQEPRWIEGSHAPRLADTASWFTCTPWAEYDGGDHTLFVGRVEDFGYRTGDCLGFLDGGFVTVRP
- a CDS encoding styrene monooxygenase/indole monooxygenase family protein, with product MPDTPDIGIIGAGTAGLHLALLLQQAGVTTRIYTNQTAEQVAAGRPQNSVSHHAPTIAREAAMGVNFWPAEEYGYQVHYHHLNVPDGPPVFRGDFLRPSRVLDYRIYLPRLMAEYENRGGTIEIRNIEPSDFAALGREHDLVVVAAGKRSFGEYFGERPDVSPYAKPQRHLAVGFWDGVEQTDPRAVTMSISPGHGELLDLPITTFDGWASALLCENVPGGDLEILMTQKESDDPDAYRQLLLDKLKVHHPTVYERIDQSRFRLMRPGDILQGAVRPVIRDDYRLLDDGTVVLALGDAHSTVDPVTGQGANSASFEAQVVADAIIEDEIVDERFAKKVALRRRERVDGLSAWVNTMIATPTPPHLQKLLGAMSQMRTLCDEFTENFSHPHRNGDMVATPERVDAAIARHASLGAATASGKVA